Proteins from a single region of Peromyscus eremicus chromosome 9, PerEre_H2_v1, whole genome shotgun sequence:
- the Mrps16 gene encoding small ribosomal subunit protein bS16m, with translation MVHLTTFLCKAYHGGHLTIRLALGGCTNRPFYRIVAAHNKCPRDGRFVEQLGSYDPLPNSNGEKLVALNLDRIRHWIGCGAQLSKPMEKLLGLSGFYPLHPMMITNAERLRRKRAREVLLASQKTEPEPGEREAS, from the exons ATGGTCCACCTTA CAACCTTCCTCTGCAAAGCGTACCATGGGGGCCACCTAACCATCCGCCTTGCTTTGGGTGGCTGCACCAACCGGCCCTTTTACCGCattgtggcagctcacaacaagtGTCCCAGGGACGGCCGCTTCGTGGAGCAGTTGGGCTCCTACGATCCACTGCCCAACAGTAACGGAGAAAAACTGGTTGCCCTCAATCTGGACCGGATCCGGCATTGGATTGGCTGTGGGGCTCAGCTCTCTAAACCTATGGAGAAACTTCTGG GTCTTTCTGGCTTTTACCCTCTGCACCCAATGATGATCACAAATGCTGAGAGACTTCGGAGGAAGAGAGCTCGCGAAGTTCTCTTAGCGTCCCAGAAAACAGAACCGGAGCCTGGAGAAAGAGAAGCAAGCTGA